The following proteins are encoded in a genomic region of Hirundo rustica isolate bHirRus1 chromosome 3, bHirRus1.pri.v3, whole genome shotgun sequence:
- the NHSL1 gene encoding NHS-like protein 1 isoform X10: MPFPLRTLEPLKLCRLEEAGGDGAERGSPAPGDHAGAAEGGGGRRRGAVPLFGTLEQVSSYALVSLLMQLSDLSRCAGDIFGGILSEADSLCHRNARLQRRLGALEELLARLDHRKVKIPVSNLDEESRWTVHYTAPWHQQENVFLPSSRPPCVEDLHRQAKLNLKSVLRECDKLRRDGYRSSQYYSQGPTFSSSSSAICGSYQDDYEEIEQKCPVSPPEEEKLITIKRPKSPATNELSDINTQTNWTKSLPLPTPEEKMRQQAQAVQTDVVPINVTGENFDRQASIRRSLIYTDTVVRRPKKVKRRKTITGIPDNLQKELAVGTGQGDFRGHSMYVPDHCSTLGRLDSYRSAMQRSETKDTSCQTEEVKVVPPSMRRIRAQKGQGIAAQMSQFSSSSGNMSVMSDSAAVIFASRQNNDIGFHSLPRVGARVSLQSLDQTQSMMSRQTEDIAGTLPHQISKLQVDDSVVHLRNNPTMGTLSRPKSQEVRSCDSEKSSSPACVVSPHATYSTSIIPNATLSSSSEVILIHAAQSVGSLDSKISSSTAFPNPRDNPATSSAISGKEDHHSSSGNWSESSSTRHSQTSDTIPSNTVMMLSLGDSAVSLSTPGNAEAGSQSMSYSCRSTAALASPSQDSDGRSESSYSGERAQAAVSSAEHWLYKSSENSETPSHKVVCTTPGCATPGSNLSSSSLERTSVRDDSTSLYSVDHDGYFGSMHMDSGLKSDMPCSSTNGFENPRDSVVNVFEGKEKKHPDDPSGQGDKSLARNISLKKAKKPPLPPSRTDSLRRMPKKKAQSNGQVLDETLIATLQHSLQLNLKCKNGSSPSQSPCSDYEDPWVLRSRSQSSVSASSSMMSTTAPNLYSICTVTPSQSETSSIKSEYADQWGYYSDYAAVADDQVKSPVTHSASTSSALSDYSISHFSDGSRASVPQVPSGLAKPKNASPEKSHRVTSPSSGYSSQSNTPTALTPVPVLVKSASSGNGKSKLKPKVPERKSSLLSSVSMSSSSTSLSSNTSTEGSVSVKKLDSALSPPVDSTAPPPPPPLPASLHCSELSPPPPPPPAEVTDLSPLSASPTFPPPPPEANVNSTFAQTVPWFPQEASISSFSSPAPPSCPLAVPPPAPPLDPKITKGVTIYPQYSFKKRNQEDSCYSPVKQPLNKQDSSRPVMPLVTTKALQMVQLRSVKKSTEGEPSTESASENTSQEKGTANSSSQSLLKPSLSLKLSTSLGDEEMKTQGTSFKNAVQTLSRGSPLLLSDDTPVFDSDQKPVSAVGLKFSEADALGSATDSTPESSVQNEDLPSGMSLQGSPASPDKTQVVLPSKKPPPISKKPKLFLLVPPPQLDLTVEKAAEVSDIARSPTKRDAVLAHSEEARNCLTDGLGSSEMDSGSLVPEGGAAGFTFSETVGANAFVVQPAASPVQEEPRQEEQSAFDEGSSSGSSQDSGSNTDGHLSQENESVEVFESDTASSSFLPSSTYGEETDGVATPARPRTTEDLFAAIHSLGQRLNANASWQAWLKLIQKESPWP, encoded by the exons CTGTTTCCAACCTAGATGAAGAGAGTAGATGGACTGTGCACTACACTGCTCCATGGCACCAGCAGGAGAATGTTTTCCTACCCTCCTCAAGACCTCCTTGTGTGGAGGACCTGCACAGACAAGCCAAGCTGAACCTCAAGTCAGTGCTGAGAG AGTGTGACAAGCTGCGGAGGGATGGCTACCGGAGCTCACAGTATTACTCTCAGGGCCCCACCTTCTCTTCATCCTCCAGTGCAATCTGTGGAAGTTACCAGGATGATTATGAAGAAATTGAACAAAAG TGTCCTGTCTCTCCccctgaagaagaaaagcttaTTACCATCAAAAGGCCTAAAAGTCCAGCTACAAATGAGTTGTCAGATATCAACACCCAAACCAACTGGACTAAGTCTCTCCCACTGCCAACGCCAGAAGAGAAAATGCGACAACAAGCACAAGCCGTCCAAACAGATGTGGTTCCTATTAATGTGACTG GGGAGAATTTCGACCGCCAAGCCAGCATTCGGCGGTCTCTAATTTACACAGACACGGTGGTAAGACGGCCGAAGAAAGTCAAAAGGAGAAAGACTATTACAGGAATCCCTGACAACTTACAAAAGGAGCTAG CAGTTGGTACTGGCCAAGGTGATTTCCGAGGGCATTCAATGTATGTCCCAGATCACTGTTCCACGCTAGGGAGACTAGACAGCTACCGCTCTGCCATGCAGCGCTCTGAAACCAAGGACACCAGCTGCCAGACGGAGGAAGTTAAAGTTGTGCCCCCTTCAATGAGAAGAATACGGGCACAGAAGGGACAAGGCATTGCAGCCCAGATGTCTCAGTTCTCCAGCTCATCTGGAAACATGTCAGTGATGAGTGATTCTGCTGCAGTTATATTTGCTTCTCGCCAAAATAACGACATAGGTTTTCACAGCTTGCCTCGGGTTGGTGCGAGAGTGTCTCTGCAGTCCCTAGATCAGACACAGAGCATGATGTCGAGGCAGACAGAAGACATTGCTGGCACTTTACCCCATCAGATAAGTAAATTGCAAGTGGATGATAGTGTTGTGCATCTGAGGAATAATCCCACGATGGGGACCCTGTCGAGGCCTAAGTCCCAAGAGGTGAGAAGCTGTGATAGCGAGAAGTCCTCAAGCCCAGCATGTGTGGTCTCTCCTCACGCCACTTACTCAACGAGCATCATACCCAATGCAACACTGTCATCCTCCTCGGAAGTTATCCTTATTCACGCTGCCCAGAGTGTTGGGTCATTGGATAGTAAAATTTCCAGCTCCACTGCCTTTCCAAATCCAAGAGACAATCCTGCTACCAGCAGTGCAATAAGTGGGAAAGAAGATCACCACTCTTCAAGTGGTAACTGGAGTGAGAGTAGCTCCACGCGTCACTCACAGACTTCAGATACTATCCCGTCTAACACTGTCATGATGCTTTCTCTTGGTGACTCTGCCGTCTCTCTGAGCACTCCTGGGAATGCAGAGGCTGGGTCTCAGAGCATGAGCTACAGCTGTCGGAGCACTGCTGCTTTAGCAAGCCCTTCCCAGGACAGCGATGGTCGGAGCGAATCCAGCTATTCTGGGGAGCGAGCGCAGGCAGCAGTGAGCAGTGCGGAGCATTGGTTGTACAAGTCTTCAGAAAACAGCGAGACCCCTTCACACAAGGTGGTTTGTACCACACCAGGCTGTGCCACGCCCGGCAGcaacctcagcagcagcagcctggagaggaCATCGGTCAGGGACGATTCTACCTCCCTGTATTCTGTGGACCACGATGGCTATTTCGGCTCCATGCATATGGACTCTGGACTGAAGTCAGACATGCCATGCAGCAGTACTAATGGTTTTGAGAACCCTAGAGACAGTGTGGTAAATGTCTttgaaggaaaggagaagaaacatCCGGATGACCCCTCAGGCCAAGGTGACAAATCTCTTGCAAGAAACATCTCActaaaaaaggcaaagaagccGCCTTTACCGCCATCCAGAACAGACTCACTCAGAAGGATGCCTAAGAAAAAAGCCCAATCCAATGGACAGGTACTTGATGAAACCCTCATTGCCACCCTCCAGCATTCTCTGCAGCTGAATCTCAAGTGCAAAAATGGCAGCTCCCCTTCCCAGAGCCCCTGCAGTGATTATGAGGATCCCTGGGTGTTGCGTTCCCGCAGCCAAAGCTCGGTCAGTGCGAGCAGCAGCATGATGTCCACCACTGCTCCAAACCTTTACTCCATCTGCACGGTCACTCCCTCCCAGAGTGAAACAAGCAGCATAAAGTCGGAGTATGCTGACCAGTGGGGTTACTACAGCGACTATGCTGCAGTGGCAGATGACCAGGTGAAATCTCCAGTCACCCATTCTGCCAGTACATCATCTGCTCTCAGTGATTACAGCATCAGCCACTTCAGTGATGGCTCAAGGGCTTCTGTGCCACAAGTGCCCAGCGGGCTGGCCAAACCAAAGAATGCTTCTCCGGAGAAATCCCACCGAGTCACATCGCCATCGAGTGGGTACTCCAGCCAGTCCAATACACCCACTGCACTTACTCCAGTGCCTGTACTTGTAAAGTCTGCATCATCAGGAAATGGGAAATCCAAGCTGAAGCCTAAAGTGCCTGAAAGGAAGTCCTCTCTTCTGTCCTCAGTCTCCATGTCTTCGTCATCTACTTCTCTTTCTTCAAATACATCTACTGAAGGGAGTGTGAGTGTGAAGAAACTGGACTCTGCCCTGAGCCCTCCTGTGGATTCTACTGCACctcctccaccacctcctctTCCAGCATCTCTGCATTGCTCtgaactttctcctcctcctcctcctcctccagcagaagTCACAGATCTGTCACCATTGTCAGCCTCTCCCACATTCCCCCCTCCTCCACCAGAAGCCAATGTAAATTCTACCTTTGCTCAGACTGTCCCGTGGTTTCCACAAGAAGCCTCCATCAGTTCattctcttcccctgctcctccttcttGCCCCTTAGCTgtcccaccaccagcaccaccacttGATCCCAAAATAACAAAAGGTGTAACAATATACCCACAGTACTCTTTTAAGAAACGAAACCAGGAGGATTCTTGCTACAGTCCAGTGAAACAGCCACTCAACAAGCAAGATTCATCAAGACCTGTGATGCCATTAGTAACCACCAAAGCACTGCAAATGGTGCAGTTGAGATCTGTGAAAAAATCAACAGAAGGCGAACCATCAACTGAATCTGCTTCTGAAAACACTTCTCAGGAAAAGGGTACTGCAAATTCATCATCACAGTCTTTGCTAAAGCCATCTCTCTCACTAAAACTCAGTACCAGCTTAGGCGATGAGGAAATGAAAACTCAAGGCacatcatttaaaaatgcagttcaaACACTGTCTCGGggctctcctctccttctctctgaTGACACACCTGTATTTGACAGTGATCAAAAGCCTGTGAGTGCAGTAGGTCTGAAATTTTCTGAAGCTGATGCTCTGGGGTCGGCCACTGACAGCACACCTGAGTCCTCAGTGCAGAATGAGGACCTCCCTTCCGGCATGTCACTTCAGGGGTCACCAGCATCTCCTGACAAGACTCAGGTTGTATTGCCAAGCAAGAAACCACCTCCTATTTCAAAGAAACCCAAACTGTTCCTTCTGGTACCACCTCCACAGTTAGACCTTACAGTGGAGAAAGCAGCTGAAGTGAGTGATATTGCCAGAAGCCCGACTAAGAGAGACGCTGTGCTTGCACACTCTGAGGAGGCGAGAAATTGCCTTACAGATGGACTCGGTTCTAGCGAGATGGACTCTGGCAGCCTGGTTCctgagggaggagctgctggattcACCTTCTCTGAGACAGTGGGAGCGAATGCCTTTGTGGTACAGCCTGCTGCATCACCAGTTCAAGAAGAacccaggcaggaggagcagtcTGCTTTTGATGAAGGAAGCAGTTCAGGCAGCAGCCAAGACAGTGGCAGTAACACTGACGGGCACCTATCTCAAGAGAACGAAAGTG TGGAGGTGTTTGAATCAGACACAGCCAGTAGTTCATTCCTGCCAAGCAGTACTTATGGGGAAGAGACGGACGGAGTGGCAACACCAGCAAGACCAAGGACTACTGAGGATCTTTTTGCAGCCATTCACAG